From Sander lucioperca isolate FBNREF2018 chromosome 14, SLUC_FBN_1.2, whole genome shotgun sequence, the proteins below share one genomic window:
- the dipk1b gene encoding divergent protein kinase domain 1B gives MPRALRRLLHLVLFCPLSKGLQSRLPAIKVKYLLLVWLGILIASWVIYMQYASYSELCRGHVCHMVICDHYRRGIISGSSCKALCEQRTLTLQHCMSTSSTYQVYSGLWKERPVVIKCGIEDPVKIDGSPDSVLRQEMSLFDKPTRGTSMDEFKEMLHSFLKTNLGEQPSLSTLVDRVITLADVNQDGKVSLAEAKSIWALLQMNEYLLMVALQEKEHTPKLLGFCGDLYVTERVAHSSLYRLEVPHYLQALVPEALSTNLNHWLAPAWPRRARITIGLLEFVEEVFHGSYGSFLICDASPRHVGYNAKYDCKMANLRSVASEAVVRGFLRGRRCETNADCTYGRDCTATCDRLVKQCNTEVLQPNLAKVCVLLQDFLLFGAPSDLRGDLEKQLRTCVTLSGLASQMEVHHSLVLNNLKTLLWKKISNTQYS, from the exons ATGCCGAGGGCTTTGCGGAGACTGCTCCATTTGGTGCTGTTCTGCCCTCTGTCCAAAGGTCTGCAG AGTCGTCTCCCTGCCATTAAGGTGAAGTACCTTCTCCTGGTATGGCTGGGCATCCTCATCGCCAGCTGGGTCATCTACATGCAGTATGCATCTTACTCTGAACTCTGCCGTGGGCATGTGTGCCACATGGTCATT TGCGATCACTACAGAAGGGGCATAATATCAGGCTCATCCTGCAAGGCACTGTGTGAACAGAGAACCCTAACCCTGCAGCACTGCATGTCCACCTCATCTACTTATCAG GTGTACAGTGGACTGTGGAAGGAGAGACCTGTTGTGATCAAGTGTGGGATTGAGGATCCAGTGAAGATTGATGGGTCTCCAGACTCTGTACTGCGACAGGAGATGAGCTTATTTGACAAACCCACTCGTGGAACTTCTATGGATGAATTTAAAGAGATGCTGCACAGTTTCCTCAAG ACTAACCTTGGTGAGCAGCCATCTTTGAGCACCTTGGTGGACAGGGTCATTACCCTGGCTGATGTCAACCAGGATGGCAAAGTGTCTCTAGCCGAGGCCAAGTCCATCTGGGCTCTTCTCCAGATGAACGAGTACCTCCTGATGGTGGCGCTGCAGGAGAAGGAGCACACCCCTAAGCTGCTGGGTTTCTGTGGAGACTTGTATGTGACAGAACGTGTGGCCCACAGCTCCCTCTACAGGCTAGAGGTGCCTCATTACCTGCAGGCCCTGGTCCCAGAGGCCCTGAGCACCAACCTGAACCATTGGCTCGCACCAGCCTGGCCCCGCAGGGCTCGCATCACCATCGGCCTGCTGGAGTTTGTGGAAGAGGTCTTCCACGGGTCCTATGGGAGTTTCCTAATATGTGATGCCAGTCCTCGCCATGTGGGCTACAATGCAAAGTACGACTGCAAGATGGCCAACCTGCGCAGCGTGGCATCAGAGGCAGTCGTGCGGGGATTTTTGAGGGGACGGCGATGTGAGACTAACGCCGACTGCACCTATGGCCGGGACTGCACGGCCACCTGCGATCGACTAGTGAAGCAGTGCAACACCGAAGTTTTACAGCCCAATCTTGCAAAGGTGTGCGTGCTGCTgcaggattttctgctttttggaGCACCTTCAGACCTCCGAGGGGATCTGGAAAAGCAGTTACGCACCTGTGTGACACTCAGCGGTCTGGCAAGCCAGATGGAGGTGCACCACTCACTAGTCCTCAACAACCTGAAGACATTACTGTGGAAGAAAATTTCTAACACTCAATACTCTTGA
- the ppp1r26 gene encoding protein phosphatase 1 regulatory subunit 26 has protein sequence MYLMNVPPVAVTQTEWRTCGPPGGYSLPICFNDSDTELSTRGTPISDKVQMIIESLRSTQSSLEMGDEIEGNVPAGQEGHPQVCKVAVGSYVGAKSKTKGATENQQADVSSPNNHKSSDSDSDDSVDRGIEEAILEYLKEKDDHKRKAEPCFTTFLQSSKIARKSPPVPEEVSKQNTDSSAFLTASSEFSKSVKAETPTAPAVLPIQKYIKSIPKSLNDNTVKTSDKSTTTKSLVLPREQTKSPSKTISLFNKVKCPVTVKVEEDSNDSSSDDGIEEAIQRFQLEKKEQQNKRETFNPPALKEESDSTSDDGIEEAIRSYQLEQLKEKSILKPLLHKQKPITKSLIHAVGSTSTENMKKHRLRKKKTRAEKELKVVQPPASSVFIPKNTLSESLKGKGNGLLMFKVEGFKEQPTPALPKANTTAELMCAEAILDISKTVMPGAFHHSVGLSSCTPTESSLQSSPPDNCPDEESDGNSIDSEEGIEQEIRRFLEQKAQMHKQPPTAATQEPQTINEPGKAKEVATQKKPQKLSLTQRRKQKEDNCSISNTSRPDNTVKETAPKPLPEHRKESCPLVLSQKSQMHPIAGLCKTEQSEDKSSSLDSDEDLDTAIKDLLKTKKKSKKKTRDLKRKSRMSLKDEETLLGNAVKTKKLKPDPISKRNPLKKVEKSKDDIKDKSGSSKKGVSQHKQTNKSKEHDAREGETAAGGLYPPLPHSTQTALEIKEDSSSVDSDDSIEQEIRRFLAEKAKVSTAEKSKDGDVLRSVTVVACTPLQVADIKQENQLAEVPKTNISPLSGQSPLSSQPLPTPQSLLPDISTVGAQSHLSSVQSRSPSLLEPADGAGAARTEQRRPSIGRGDVQDVIPQTERVRPVLSPNVALSRSESMKWRQSFGLPTTDPRTFSRTPFQITSSKISETASATPPYQSGGPKSQTPVTVWSSARTSRASFPCSTETDVNTTFRSPVLNIMSTARTHPRMSFARSLVPAHRSQCPMKGETESMVHMSKDKSVFVELESNRTNHVQVRSRERSKGRESADLLSENKREGESMKIDDKEVHLERTEEEFIDEADCQSGNRRNPEKTQGFSTLSLSSAIDPGITFIPCIALTTEERSTMFNRRYPAKKFNKGLPSDSRAPLQRKTVQRVKRKLQFIPVNRRNEAPSHHSITE, from the exons ATGTACTTGATGAATGTACCGCCTGTCGCAGTGACGCAAACAGAATGGAGAACATGTGGCCCACCTGGAGGCTATAGCCTTCCAATTTGCTTCAATGACTCGGACACTGAGTTGTCCACCAGAGGCACACCTATCTCAGATAAGGTCCAGATGATCATAGAGAGCCTTAGGAGCACCCAATCCTCACTTGAGATGGGCGACGAGATTGAGGGAAATGTGCCAGCAGGACAGGAAGGTCATCCCCAAGTCTGCAAAGTTGCAGTGGGTTCTTATGTTGGAGCCAAGTCCAAAACTAAAGGTGCCACTGAAAACCAACAGGCAGATGTTTCTTCCCCAAACAACCATAAGAGCAGTGACTCAGACAGCGATGATTCTGTGGACAGAGGAATTGAGGAGGCAATACTGGAATACCTGAAGGAAAAGGATGATCACAAACGCAAGGCAGAACCATGCTTCACCACCTTTCTTCAATCATCCAAAATTGCCAGGAAAAGCCCACCTGTCCCTGAGGAGGTTTCCAAACAGAACACTGACAGCAGTGCATTTTTGACTGCCAGTAGTGAGTTTTCAAAAAGTGTGAAAGCTGAGACTCCCACAGCACCAGCTGTTTTACCTATACAAAAGTATATCAAAAGCATCCCTAAATCCCTAAATGACAACACAGTTAAGACATCTGATAAAAGTACAACAACCAAAAGTTTAGTTTTGCCCAGAGAGCAGACAAAGAGCCCCTCTAAAACAATCAGCCTCTTCAACAAAGTAAAGTGCCCGGTCACAGTTAAGGTGGAGGAAGACTCAAATGATTCCAGTAGTGATGACGGCATTGAGGAGGCCATTCAAAGATTCCAATTAGAGAAAAAGGAGCAGCAGAACAAAAGGGAAACGTTCAATCCACCTGCACTCAAAGAGGAGTCCGACTCCACCAGCGATGATGGGATTGAAGAAGCTATCCGCAGCTACCAGCTTGAGCAACTCAAGGAGAAGAGCATCCTGAAGCCATTATTACACAAGCAAAAACCCATTACTAAGTCATTAATACATGCGGTTGGAAGTACGAGCACGGAAAACATGAAGAAACACAgactgagaaagaaaaagaccAGAGCAGAGAAAGAACTTAAAGTTGTTCAACCTCCTGCTTCGTCCGTTTTCATACCCAAGAATACACTTTCAGAGAGCTTGAAGGGTAAAGGAAATGGTTTGCTTATGTTTAAAGTAGAGGGTTTTAAAGAGCAACCTACCCCTGCTCTTCCGAAGGCTAATACAACTGCAGAGCTCATGTGTGCTGAGGCAATACTGGACATTTCAAAAACTGTTATGCCGGGGGCCTTCCATCATAGTGTTGGCCTTAGCAGTTGTACCCCCACCGAATCGTCCTTGCAATCTTCACCTCCTGACAACTGCCCAGATGAAGAAAGTGATGGCAACTCCATTGATAGTGAAGAAGGGATAGAGCAAGAAATCCGGAGATTTCTTGAGCAGAAGGCCCAAATGCACAAACAGCCACCCACTGCTGCCACTCAAGAGCCTCAAACTATAAATGAACCAGGGAAAGCAAAAGAAGTTGCAACCCAAAAGAAACCTCAAAAATTGTCTTTGACacagagaagaaaacaaaaggagGACAATTGTAGCATTTCCAACACGTCAAGGCCAGATAACACTGTTAAAGAAACGGCCCCTAAGCCTTTACCTGAGCATCGAAAAGAATCCTGCCCGTTGGTACTTTCCCAGAAAAGTCAAATGCACCCGATAGCTGGATTATGCAAGACCGAGCAAAGTGAAGACAAAAGCAGCTCACTTGACAGTGATGAGGACCTAGACACCGCTATAAAAGACCTGCTCAAGACAAAAAAGAAGTCAAAGAAGAAAACGAGAGACTTAAAGCGGAAATCGAGGATGAGCCTCAAAGATGAAGAAACACTGCTGGGAAATGCTGTAAAGACCAAAAAGTTGAAGCCGGATCCTATTTCCAAGCGCAATCCtttgaaaaaagtagaaaagagTAAGGATGACATAAAAGACAAGTCTGGATCAAGTAAAAAGGGCGTTtcacaacataaacaaactaATAAGAGTAAAGAGCATGATGCGCGTGAAGGTGAAACGGCAGCGGGGGGTCTTTACCCCCCGCTGCCGCACAGTACCCAGACTGCTCTTGAGATAAAGGAAGACAGCAGTTCAGTAGACAGCGACGATAGCATTGAGCAAGAAATCAGAAGGTTTCTGGCTGAAAAGGCCAAAGTTTCCACTGCAGAGAAAAGTAAAGACGGAGATGTGTTGAGGAGCGTTACTGTCGTGGCTTGTACCCCACTTCAAGTTGCAGACATTAAACAGGAAAATCAGCTGGCTGAAGTTCCAAAAACAAATATCAGTCCTCTCTCTGGACAGTCTCCTTTGAGTAGTCAGCCTCTTCCAACACCACAGAGTTTGCTGCCAGACATCTCTACCGTTGGTGCACAATCGCATCTGTCCTCAGTCCAGTCCAGGAGCCCCAGTCTTTTGGAGCCAGCAGACGGGGCCGGGGCTGCTAGAACCGAGCAAAGGAGGCCTAGCATTGGTAGGGGTGACGTCCAGGATGTGATCCCTCAGACGGAGAGAGTTCGGCCCGTTTTGAGTCCTAACGTTGCCCTTTCTCGCTCTGAGTCAATGAAGTGGCGCCAGAGCTTTGGACTCCCCACGACCGACCCTAGGACTTTCAGTCGAACCCCATTCCAAATCACCTCATCTAAAATCAGCGAGACTGCATCAGCAACTCCACCATATCAAAGCGGGGGGCCCAAATCACAGACTCCAGTCACTGTTTGGTCCTCTGCAAGGACCAGCAGAGCATCTTTCCCCTGCTCTACAGAGACAGATGTAAATACCACGTTCAGATCCCCTGTTTTGAATATTATGTCTACTGCCAGGACGCATCCAAGGATGTCCTTTGCACGGAGCCTCGTGCCCGCCCACAGGTCTCAGTGTCCTAtgaaaggagagacagagagtatgGTGCATATGTCTAAAGACAAGAGTGTGTTTGTCGAACTGGAATCTAATAGGACCAACCATGTCCAGGTTCGAAGCAGGGAAAGGAGCAAGGGAAGAGAGAGCGCAGACTTGCTAAGTGAGAACAAAAGAGAAGGCGAGAGCATGAAGATAGATGATAAAGAAGTGCATCTagaaagaacagaggaagaATTTATAGATGAGGCAGATTGTCAGTCAGGCAACAGGAGAAATCCAGAGAAGACGCAGGGCTTTTCCACATT GTCTTTGTCCAGTGCCATTGATCCTGGCATCACCTTCATACCTTGCATAGCTCTTaccacagaggagagaagcaCGATGTTCAACAGGAGATACCCTGCTAAAAAATTCAATAAG GGGTTACCTTCTGACAGTAGGGCTCCATTGCAGAGAAAGACTGTGCAACGTGTCAAAAGAAAGCTTCAGTTCATTCCTGTCAACAG GAGAAATGAAGCACCCAGTCACCACAGCATAACAGAGTAA
- the mrps2 gene encoding 28S ribosomal protein S2, mitochondrial, translating to MSVVLHMFFNKVVKLKTKWRHGYCSLLWKTVTTERNFTAVNELQTRSRSLLTFCGTQASMAARALTKGLWGLRHSRLVTVGHPCGGHQYATAASIRSPQLQIDDATEKVINQPLEKPDFFRVSELFSVKDLFDARVHLGHKKGCRHRLMEPYLYGCRLDQDIIDLDQTVEHLQQALNFTAHVAYRGGVILFVSRQRQFGHLVESTAKNCGEYAHTRYWQGGLLTNAPIQYGPGVRLPDLIIFLSTLNNVFQPHVGIRDAAKMNIPTVGVVDSNCNPSLVTYPVPGNDDTPVAVEMYCRLFKMTINRAKDKRRQMELLHGLSAPSTPSS from the exons ATGTCAGTTGTGTTGCACATGTTTTTCAATAAAGTTGtgaagttaaaaacaaaatggcGTCACGGGTATTGTAGTTTATTATGGAAAACTGTCACGACGGAACGGAACTTTACGGCAGTCAATGAACTACAAACACGCAGTCGCAGTTTGCTGACCTTCTGTGGTACTCAAGCAAGCATGGCTGCCCGGGCACTGACAAAAG GGCTTTGGGGGCTACGACACTCACGGCTTGTTACAGTCGGACACCCCTGTGGTGGACACCAGTATGCTACTGCAGCGTCTATCAGATCACCCCAACTCCAAATTGATGATGCTACAG AAAAAGTAATAAACCAGCCACTCGAGAAGCCGGACTTTTTCCGTGTGTCGGAGCTCTTCTCGGTGAAAGACCTGTTCGACGCCAGAGTGCATCTTGGCCATAAAAAGGGTTGCAGACACAG GCTCATGGAGCCATACCTCTATGGCTGCCGTTTGGACCAAGATATAATTGACCTCGACCAGACTGTGGAGCACCTTCAGCAAGCCCTTAACTTCACCGCCCATGTAGCGTATCGTGGTGGCGTCATACTGTTTGTCAGCCGCCAGCGTCAGTTTGGCCATCTGGTGGAGAGCACTGCTAAGAATTGTGGGGAGTACGCCCACACGCGATACTGGCAGGGCGGCCTACTTACCAACGCCCCCATCCAGTACGGCCCAGGAGTCCGCTTACCAGACCTCATCATCTTCCTTTCCACTCTCAACAATGTATTTCAGCCTCATGTTGGAATCAGAGATGCAGCAAAGATGAACATTCCCACAGTGGGTGTGGTGGACTCAAACTGCAACCCCAGCCTGGTGACTTACCCTGTGCCTGGGAATGATGACACTCCAGTTGCCGTGGAGATGTACTGTCGCTTATTCAAGATGACTATCAACCGTGCCAAGGACAAAAGGAGACAGATGGAGCTACTGCACGGCCTGTCGGCACCCTCCACACCAAGCTCGTGA